The genomic stretch CTCATCTGGATCTTACAATCTCTCCTCCAAGGCCCCTTATTTTTCAAAGCTCCTCTTTTGTCGTGTCTCTATTAAACGATGCAACTTATTGCTGAAGAATGGCGACTTATGTGAGATTCTGCGATCGAAATCTTATCTCACTTATTTGAGCCTCCTTGGCTGTTCATTAAATGTGAAAACTTCAATAATTTCCTCTTCAGTTCCATTCCCTTTTGGTTGGGCAGAACTAATATCGCTCAACTGTCTGAGAATATTCAATAAATTGGTTAACTGGACACGGCACAAGTATGGAATGTTTAAGCTCAAACTACCGAACTAATTTTCTCTACTAGATTACCAAAATAATCCAAATGCAATCTTATTGGTAGATTTTCACTTTTAAACTCAAGATATCAtattaaatttgaatatatatatatttggggtTATCCATGATATATACCAATCATGTGAGTTGGTAAAAAATATCTTCTAGTTGTTCAGTCAAAGGAATTTGGTGAAGTTTATGAGTTCCTTACTAGAGCTATCAAGTTTCATCACTTTGTTTCCTTTGGGGGTTTCTATTTGAGAATGGTCTCTAGATGATTTTGCAATACATCTCTTCCCACAAGGGTCATAATTCATTTGTTTCAAAGAATTTTTGGGAATCCAAATTGTGATCAATCTGCAACTAATCTTTCCAACCTTGTCAAGGAATTTGAACCAGATTGGCTAGGTAACCAAAATGACGGCGACTCTATGATTGGCAGCAGTATCTACGGCGCATCTTTAGCAAGCACACTAGATAGGTTAAGCTTGACCAGGAGCGACCAACTTCCTGGTGTTGTTCTGCAGGCAAGAGCAAGGCTTCAAGAGAGACTTAGAGGCATATCTCCGTCTGGAAATAGGTTAGTCACGCAATGTGCCATAGATGGTGCAGCAAAACTTATGCCCTTCTGATTACAACAGAAGCTTTTAAGATTTATAGCAAACCTACTTTCTAAATGGCAGTCAAACCGGCTTCACATTAGACATCACAAGGAATGAGGTTGCTATGAATGATGAAATGAGGCTCGTCAATCATGGAGAACCAGATGCAGAGAGTCTGGTTGAATGGTTTGAATCAGGTTCATTAGCACCAAGCTCAAGAGCAGAAACTGATGGCTATGTGCAATATGCTAATAGGCCTCCTGGACTCAGCTCAAAGGCTTTCAGTAATCTACAGATGGAAGTTTATGTTGAGAGAGCTTTTCTCGATTGCTCCATCTGTCTGGAGAGATTTGTGGAGGGCGAAGAACTGATTCAGCTGTCTTGCAGGCACAGGTTCCATCCTGATTGCTTGGAGCCATGGGCGAAGATATGTGGGGAGTGCCCGTATTGCAGGACGACCATATAAAGGCTGTTGCGGAGGTTATTTGGAGCTATGCCATACACGAATCCTTTCTCCATTCGAGGTAATCGATTCTTTGCCTTATCCTGAAGTGGGCAAAGGAATTTATCCTGTTTCGCAGTGATAATATGGCGGTAAATTTGTACTCACTCGACAATTAACTAGAATTTTTACTGTTCTCAGTTTGtgtttttcatttaatattttgaGATTTTTTTCTGGTGTCAATTTTGTGTTCTCTATGTTGTTTCATCATGAAAGAATGGGATCAATATCTTAGAATAAATTCTGATTTCAACATAAAATTACTAAGAATGTTTTTAAACTCATTGTAATTGTCCCAAAATCATTCATTAATTATCCTTCATTTTATTACTCAATTTATCTTTGCCCCAGCATTGTCATCGTCGATACCAACCCGCTACCTTCTTCTGCACGCCCGGCGGGCCTCGCTCAGCGTCCTCGGCGTGGTGGTTCCGCTGACGCGCCAGATGAATCTGGCTTGCATGCGGTTAGGCGCGTGTGGAATAAACAATGAAATGATTAATTTTTagacataaaaatattttattataatatttgtCTTACTCTAGAGATGATATATTAATGTAAGCAATTCTTATCTTAGTCCAATGACTTGCTCTTTACGACTGGGCGATCGAGCCATTTTTCCTTGTTTCGATCCTGTGCATTTAGTCAACTGCATATTATTTTACCCTCAACCAGTTCAAAATCTATACAGACGGTAGCAGAAGATGAAATCAGGGCTCCTCCGAATGGAGTTCGGATGTTATGTCCTCAAATTTTTCTGTCCTTGTGTTCTTTTGTCGATTGGATGAATCAGATTATATCTCACGGATATCTTGTACATCACGAGAATACTATACATATTTTAAGGATGTTATGATACTTTGAGATATAATCTGGTTCGACAGGAGACATAGGGATAGAAAAATTCGAGGACAGAAGATCCGAACTACTTCCAATGGATCTATATTTGTTTCAAAAAAAGAGTTATATCACTAGAGGCTTCATCCAATATTAATACAATAATATCACATATAAAAAACGGTGATGTAATCACTGAGACATTCTATACCTAATAGGAATCAGTTCAAATTTATATGTATAAATTAGGATATCTGGAATTGTTAAAATTTATTAAaccttttaataaattttttttttatagttttcaaTATGCCATATTAATACCCgtcataaatataaaaatttactaTTCTCTCCGTAATAAAAAAAACTTCCATATAACTTTTTTTTATTGGATCCTATATTATCAATCacatatctttatttattattattattttatttaatatctatatataatttttaattaatattttaattaactatgatttttaatttaatttaattataattataattaataaattagttaatttaaaaattttaatttaattaaatttataattttcatttaatatttaacttatacattttaatttaattatagtgtATATTagtgtatatttttttaacttattgaatatatttatttaaaatagtataattttaattattattaaccatttataaaataaaatgttataattaaatgtttaatcaaataatttattttttaattattttgaaagatCAATTATGCACGTTAATTATTAGCTGCACCTTTAAAAACACAAAtagatttgattttttaaacctggaattaaaaaatttaaatcttacccCACAATCATTGAAGcgtttttattaagattttttaattttataaactttTGACGAACATTATATGGGAGATGTCCTTACTTGGTCAGAGTAAATAACCGACCAAGAGAGAGGGTATTTACGCACACTTCGTTGACTATATCCGGACACAAAATCCACACAAACGATCGCACCGTCGATGATCAATATACGAAAAATTAATCAGATTATATATCTCTATAAAAGGGGAATTGCGGCTTTATTGGAGAAAATATCTGTTTGCTTTTATTTGCCGCTAGTTCGGACTGTTGAGTCAACGCTAGACACCGGCACGACAAAAGCATGCGGAGTGCGGAAGCGAGCAGCAGACCTTGATGGTAGCTGATGTGGATCTTCTTCTTATCCTTTCCGTCTCCCCCTTCAATTATTTTGCTCCCAATCTATCAAaactttctcaagcaagaaaCAGAAAAGATAAGGGATCGCCATGACCTCTCCGCTCTCTCAGCTCGAAGCAAggttctctctctttctctttcgtttcttgctCGATGTGGATGATACGACGAAAAATGAACTTGTTTGGCCCTTCTTAATTTATCAAGGTCTTCCATTTGTTGGCAATTTTATTATGGCTACTAGGCCAGTACAAGGATCCAACTTTCTCTTTGAATTATGATTtagactctctctctctctctctctctttttttggtCTGATGATTTTACCGATTCTTTGAAATTCCTTAAACGAGCGATCTGGATTGGTCTTGATTTCCAAATGAAGCATTTTGATGGATCTACATTCACCCTCCTCGCCCCGGCCTTGAGGGAAATTTCTCGCGCTAGAATAGCTTTTTGTTTTTGACGATGCTGGATCGAAGGGAGATCGTCTGGAATACGTCTAATACCTAAGCATCCTCCAGTTAAACAATTACTTTCCTGTGTAATTGCTTGGAAGTTATTATTTTTGAAATCCCTTGTTTTGCGTGTAGTTCTACCACACGTATATGACTGTATTATGATTATCCCTTGCAATTGCGTGTCAATATGTTGTTTGGTAGTACAGTTGATACTGTTTGTGCACCTGTCAGAATTGTTCATATTTCGTTATCCGATTAGGTTGGATACATGGCACAAATTTAGGTTTGTAATAACCGAATGAAATATATTGCAGAGGTACATATACTTTAGGTTTTGATGCACTGATATTCCAAATTTCCCACTTCCTTTCAGCTAATTGATCTTATCTGCAAACTGTTGTTCATCCACAAGTATGTGTCTTGCATTGAACTTTGATTTATTCTCTTTCTTGGCACCTTTAAAAGTGTTTCTTATGCACTTGTGCTCTTGTATACTCATCTAATTATGATGATCTCttgcattatatatatattatgtaggtctttttttttttttttctataggaATCTACCAATGCAAGGTGTGAATATCACCATGTTCTTATTTGTGCATTTCAGTGAACAATTAGTTTCATTTACAATTAATTTACACTTTTTGTATTAGTTGAAGATATTACAACATTTACTTCTGGATCTATTTATGAATTATGTGATTGATTTTGGATTTGATTGTTTTCCTGTTAAGGTATCTTAATGCGTGCCAGAACCAGAAGGTTATTCCAAATTCTTCGATGGTGTTGAGTTTAGCAGAGGTATTATCTTTGTGAAAGTGGACATATTTTCTTTGCATCATTTGGTGGAATGCTTTAAACAAATCACTGGTCATAATAATCACAATTGACGTATTTCTGTTCCATTCCTGATAATAGCATTTACATTTGTTTAGTGAAATACTTATGTATACGTTGGAAGGTATAGTATATAGTattttttttctgaattttttGTCATTATTTGGTGGCAAGAGATTAATACAGACAGTATTTTTGTCATTCGATTtcaagagaaagaaaacttagctAAAAGCTTAAAACTATTAACAGATGTGCTGGACACAGGTTATGCATATGCCATGAGGGGTTATGGAGCTGAAATTCCCACTGTGCTATGGCATATATGACAGATTACCTGCTATTTGCCATTGAAAATTTTCAATAGTAATCGGTTCTTTCACACTAGTTCATGTAAATGAGTGATTGTCTGAACAATCCTGCATTAACTTTGTACTGATAGTACACTGACAGGGAAAAAGAACTTAATGGAACAAATTCTAATTCTACTACTATACTTTGTTTTACAAGTCATTTTGTTGGGTATGACATGGATGCATCAATGTCACTTGTGGCCATCGATTATCTGAAAGGGAAAAAAATCTAGGGTCTGGTTCAAATGTGAACATATGTGAACCTTGAGAGCAAAGAAATCTTTCCATTTTAAATATCTAGGCGAACTCAAATATTTGTAACTGGTTTGAAGTAGTGAAATGGTTATTCATATCCTGGCTAAAGAAATATCAATGCAATCAGACGTTGTCATGTTCTCTTTCCGGCTTTCAGCACTTGCACTTGTGTATTTGAAGTTCCATCTTATATTGATTAAGGGTCTCTCTTTGGTCTCATTTATAAATTTTACTTGTTATCATGGGTTTTAGACATAATACTTCATCTGTTTAACTTAATTCTTGTAATCTCACTGTAGACTTCCATTGAGTGATTAGATGCAGGGTTATCAATCCTGTTCTTACTACTCAAATGAACTTTATGTGGTGTCCAGTACAGCAAGTATGCATCAAAATGATACCCTTTCTGATTCTGAAAATTAGATTGTAAAAGACTCATGCTGTTGTGTACAAGCTCATGACCATTTTCTTGTTTGACTATGATTAAGTCCACATTTTTCTATTATGATGGCACTTGTCTAGATTCAATATGGAAAAAAATTTTAAGCTCGCCAAGTAATTCCTATTTTTCCTTAGGTTTCATTAAAGATTTGGCTGAGTTTTGTTACTTTACTCTCAGGCAAGATATAAAAAAGCACGCTTTGGTAAATGCATTTTGGAAATCTATATTGACCACTTGGATTCTCTGGATATTCCCCCGCTTTTAGATACATTATCTGGAAGTTTATCTGGCATTGACATGGTTAATATAAGACAAAAATCATCTAATGCTTCATTGGATGGGGAAAATCTTCTACTTTTATTCCAAGCTGTCAACCAAAAGCTTCGAATTGTTGATCTCATCAATTCTTCATCATGGAAAGATGTTCTCCGGTATGTTGCATTGAACTTTATACAATCTTTTTGATATTACATATCCTAgcattttaaaataacaataaaatatgtTGGAGTCAACTATCCCAGGTATTGAAATTCTGATCAGTTGAACTTAAGGATTAGTAACTGTAGCCACTATTTCCCGCTACAACAACATTACAAGATTTGAATACGCATCAGTTTACGTTTCATGTTGATTCTTCGTAATGGGATGTTGACATGAGGCTGTTCTTGAAGTttgtatttctttttctttgtatttgttatttttcCATAAAAGTATCATGTTTGTCTTCTCATTTTAACATGTTATGATGCAGTACTCAATTAACGTCCTTTGTGGATTTGGTTCCACCAAATGCATGAGGTCTGAGAGTCACTGCCAGCAGGATGACGCACTACAGTTGATTTGTGTTGGAATTATATTCGTCACACACTCGAAAGACATATTGACTATTGCTAAAGTACTTTTGATGATAATATTAAAACTCTAGGGCTACAAACATTGCAGATTAAATATCAACTTGGACATTATGTGACAAGGTGTCTATGGAGAAAGGATGAATGGTGGTAATTTAGTGACTTAGTAAACATGTTTAAATTGCATAAGAGTGAGTGGCTAGTGTTATGTAGCAACAAGTGTTGCTTGCTGGTGTTTCTTCAACTTTGTTTGTCCTAATTGAAGCATTAAATGTTATTAATcacatatgatatttttttttggtgTTTCCAGCGATATTTGCCAAAGAGGTATGGCATGCCAGATTTTGAACCTTCGGTTCTCGCCTATTAGGAAGCTCAACATGACTGGGAAGTTCATGGAGTTACAAACACTTAATTTGGATTCCAGTGTTCATTTGACCAGCTTCCATATTGATTGTTTTAGTTGTATGCCAAAGCTAATGAGGCTATCAATGTGTGAAACAAGAGTTGCCAACCTTTGGATGACTACTGCCGCACTGTCAAATCTTCATTCCTTGTCAGAACTCCGCTTCCAGAATTGTTCATGCTGTTATGATACTGGGCCATGCCCGACTTTTGGTGGTGTGTTTGGAATGGTGAATGATAATAAGCACTCTAATAAGCAGCAAACATCTTCCTACTTTGGAGCACAGTGTATTAGTACGGAAAACAATTTAAAACCGACTATTGTACAATCTGTAGATAATTCTCTCAACAGCCTTTTTTCTAAGAATTGCTTGTTATCAAGTAATGAATTACTTGAA from Zingiber officinale cultivar Zhangliang chromosome 5B, Zo_v1.1, whole genome shotgun sequence encodes the following:
- the LOC121985154 gene encoding probable E3 ubiquitin-protein ligase RHY1A, encoding MLSASGLLYNWRSRAGRSHPDPDPSLDPLSAAPAAGGDAYPRHSRRHNRRRRRLGDGPQLEPRHIPPAYHSTEFEPDWLGNQNDGDSMIGSSIYGASLASTLDRLSLTRSDQLPGVVLQARARLQERLRGISPSGNSQTGFTLDITRNEVAMNDEMRLVNHGEPDAESLVEWFESGSLAPSSRAETDGYVQYANRPPGLSSKAFSNLQMEVYVERAFLDCSICLERFVEGEELIQLSCRHRFHPDCLEPWAKICGECPYCRTTI